In one Flavobacteriales bacterium genomic region, the following are encoded:
- a CDS encoding DUF2341 domain-containing protein has protein sequence MNPLPPTNRLLSAPRAALLGLLCLMSGMHAQAQPSGWSYIRSIVISNPTASLIVDYQARLELDTQSPIGSGDMQPSGADIRFGKDCEGLNQYSYWIESGINTPSTVIWVRVDSIPASGQRTFHMFYGNPTASAVSAVAGTFVGPHSATDSVSSGGPGGVANSQRGFRFAPTEDILVTGFGKREPNGTTRYVTLFDFNTTAILRQIQVAGPAAQYSYGTIGEPIWLTQGTQYLLQLYQGANDGYYFGGSSQIGQHLTYYDMRYCNNCSQNSFPTAVLTNFHYGYPDLWYFTRKRVTPAPVVAVMNGSTCPCAPGYYNNDGVCTTCPPGSYCPDGVQQLPCPAGYFNALAGQAACQACAAGYFSDDAGATSCQACAAGSFSDAVASTSCTACAAGYYNPVTAATECLACPAGQFSAATGSVACQSCAAGYYNPTTAATDCLACPPGAFSDAIGSASCTLCPANTYNPFEAQTECPACPIGQTSGEGATACSPSQACTTDLDLIWQPDGVSLISWELREQGTNALVQAGGGIYPDVSQYSEATCLPDGCFYLTVMDEGGDGIAGGGYQLKINSGARLIDNLTDAFGSGGFTSGVYSEIDGLEGFCLPLGSDRLIFTSCDRVDWKTSPCGGEFVVANDNPAVSAQYGVSNANSGYQMWLYNPNGGYSFKRFQSHSTSNGLPASATRACHFQLNSWSGNQLQEGVLYNVKVRGRIAGNYLPWGPACRLVVNNAAAQCPRTKLMDVPGNQYLSCGQTRPVGTSQASLVHAKPVRRMNNNCNWVSANRYQFRFRLPAENFELVKNSAVGQYWVNTNGLACSKTYEVDVRASFDGGATWCHSSDPWGEVCLLTTTCSNALAGQGTGTGTAAGTLRLYPNPNQGDQLMLGLSAVAQGVQTVSVDIFDLFGKRVAARTIPVQDGFVNTMLELNGELANGLYMVSITAGADSYTERLVIQK, from the coding sequence ATGAACCCCTTGCCGCCCACGAATCGCCTCCTCTCCGCACCACGCGCCGCGCTGCTCGGTCTGCTCTGCTTGATGTCCGGCATGCACGCACAGGCGCAGCCTTCGGGATGGTCGTACATCAGGTCGATCGTCATCTCCAACCCCACGGCTTCGTTGATCGTGGATTACCAGGCGCGACTGGAGCTCGACACCCAGTCTCCGATCGGATCGGGCGATATGCAGCCAAGCGGTGCGGATATCCGGTTCGGCAAGGACTGTGAAGGGTTGAATCAGTACAGCTATTGGATCGAATCGGGCATCAACACGCCTTCCACGGTCATCTGGGTCAGGGTCGACAGCATTCCGGCATCGGGTCAGCGCACATTCCATATGTTCTACGGCAACCCCACTGCATCGGCCGTCTCGGCCGTGGCAGGCACATTCGTCGGCCCTCATTCCGCGACCGATAGCGTGAGCAGCGGCGGACCGGGCGGTGTCGCGAATTCACAGCGCGGCTTCCGCTTCGCGCCGACCGAGGACATCCTGGTGACCGGCTTCGGCAAGCGTGAGCCCAATGGCACGACCAGGTACGTTACGCTCTTCGACTTCAATACAACGGCCATCCTGCGACAGATACAGGTAGCGGGGCCAGCGGCACAGTACAGCTATGGCACGATCGGAGAACCCATCTGGCTCACGCAAGGAACCCAATACCTGCTCCAGCTGTACCAAGGCGCGAATGACGGCTACTACTTCGGAGGCTCTTCGCAAATCGGCCAGCATCTGACCTATTACGATATGAGGTACTGCAACAATTGCTCTCAGAACAGTTTCCCCACAGCTGTTCTCACCAACTTCCATTATGGCTATCCGGACCTCTGGTATTTCACGAGAAAACGGGTCACGCCTGCTCCGGTGGTCGCTGTCATGAACGGCTCCACCTGTCCTTGCGCTCCGGGCTACTACAACAACGACGGGGTCTGCACCACCTGCCCGCCGGGCTCGTACTGCCCGGACGGGGTGCAGCAACTCCCCTGCCCGGCCGGTTACTTCAACGCACTTGCCGGGCAGGCTGCTTGCCAGGCCTGCGCCGCTGGCTACTTCAGTGATGATGCAGGGGCCACCAGTTGCCAAGCGTGCGCCGCAGGCTCCTTCAGCGATGCGGTCGCCTCCACCTCCTGCACGGCCTGCGCTGCCGGCTACTATAATCCGGTCACCGCTGCAACGGAATGCCTTGCATGCCCAGCCGGACAGTTCAGTGCCGCAACAGGATCCGTTGCATGCCAGAGCTGCGCAGCCGGCTACTACAATCCCACCACGGCGGCCACGGACTGCCTCGCCTGTCCGCCAGGAGCGTTCAGCGATGCGATCGGTTCGGCATCCTGCACCTTGTGTCCGGCCAACACCTACAACCCATTTGAGGCCCAGACGGAATGTCCCGCTTGTCCCATCGGCCAAACCAGCGGCGAGGGCGCCACGGCGTGCTCACCCAGCCAGGCCTGCACCACCGACCTGGACCTGATCTGGCAGCCCGATGGCGTGAGCCTCATCAGCTGGGAGCTCCGCGAGCAGGGCACCAACGCCTTGGTGCAGGCCGGCGGCGGCATCTACCCCGATGTGAGCCAGTACAGCGAGGCCACCTGCCTGCCCGATGGCTGCTTCTACCTCACCGTGATGGATGAGGGCGGCGACGGCATCGCCGGCGGCGGCTACCAGCTGAAGATCAACAGCGGCGCACGCCTCATCGACAACCTCACCGATGCCTTCGGCAGCGGCGGATTCACCAGCGGCGTCTACAGCGAGATCGACGGCCTCGAGGGCTTCTGCCTCCCCCTGGGAAGCGACCGCCTGATCTTCACCAGCTGCGACCGCGTGGACTGGAAGACCAGCCCCTGCGGCGGCGAGTTCGTGGTGGCCAATGACAACCCGGCCGTGAGCGCCCAGTACGGCGTGAGCAACGCCAACAGCGGCTACCAGATGTGGCTCTACAACCCCAACGGCGGCTACAGCTTCAAGCGCTTCCAGAGCCACAGCACGAGCAACGGCCTGCCCGCCAGCGCCACCCGCGCCTGCCACTTCCAGCTCAACAGCTGGAGCGGAAACCAGCTCCAGGAGGGCGTGCTCTACAACGTGAAGGTCCGCGGACGCATCGCCGGCAACTACCTGCCCTGGGGGCCCGCCTGCCGCCTGGTGGTGAACAACGCCGCTGCGCAATGCCCCCGCACCAAGCTGATGGACGTGCCCGGCAACCAATACCTGAGCTGCGGACAGACCCGCCCGGTGGGCACCAGCCAGGCCAGCCTGGTGCATGCCAAGCCCGTGCGCCGCATGAACAACAACTGCAACTGGGTGAGCGCCAACCGCTACCAGTTCCGCTTCCGCCTGCCCGCCGAGAACTTCGAGCTGGTGAAGAACAGCGCCGTCGGGCAGTACTGGGTGAACACCAACGGACTCGCCTGCAGCAAGACCTACGAGGTGGACGTGCGCGCCAGCTTCGATGGCGGCGCCACCTGGTGCCACAGCAGCGATCCCTGGGGCGAGGTGTGCCTGCTCACCACCACCTGCAGCAATGCGCTGGCCGGGCAGGGCACGGGCACCGGCACCGCCGCCGGCACCCTGCGCCTCTACCCCAACCCCAACCAGGGCGACCAGCTGATGCTGGGCCTGAGCGCGGTGGCCCAGGGCGTGCAGACGGTGAGCGTGGACATCTTCGATCTGTTCGGCAAGCGCGTGGCGGCCCGCACCATCCCCGTGCAGGACGGCTTCGTGAACACCATGCTGGAACTGAACGGCGAGCTCGCCAACGGCCTCTACATGGTGAGCATCACCGCCGGTGCCGACAGCTACACCGAGCGGCTGGTGATCCAGAAGTAG
- a CDS encoding DUF4157 domain-containing protein — protein sequence MRLRFTLMLGLRRCARGVVDALNDAAECAAARVEALGDAGQRALQRRSRWAGGLPVGLAQLCGALIKGGADLLAAVLAAPLRSVCGLLGHRAGLWRGLLHPCAALAGGALVAAGQLVALVQRLVGAQAADRPLTPAEYALLRTVFGDALAPAGIRIVDGRAGLFGLSARPFALGNSIYLKRRGGRTDGALLVHEAVHVWQYRRWGPRYAAEALAAQAAHGRAAYDWMLEPVRGRIGWRRFNREAQAQCIEDLWRGRACFTPGAGAHRFVHRGADRTVFAHAALAALRSRGEGHRRSRSIRPVPAHR from the coding sequence ATGCGCCTGCGCTTCACGCTGATGCTCGGATTGCGCCGTTGCGCACGCGGTGTGGTAGACGCGTTGAACGATGCGGCGGAGTGCGCAGCCGCCCGGGTGGAGGCCTTGGGCGACGCGGGGCAGCGGGCGCTGCAACGGCGCAGCCGCTGGGCCGGCGGCCTGCCGGTGGGCCTTGCGCAATTGTGCGGTGCGTTGATCAAGGGCGGAGCAGACCTGCTGGCGGCGGTGCTCGCTGCGCCGCTGCGGAGCGTGTGCGGCCTGCTCGGTCATCGCGCCGGACTATGGCGCGGACTGCTCCATCCATGCGCGGCGCTCGCCGGCGGCGCCCTGGTGGCGGCGGGGCAGCTGGTGGCTCTGGTGCAGCGGCTGGTGGGCGCCCAGGCCGCCGACCGGCCGCTCACGCCAGCCGAATATGCTCTGCTGCGCACGGTGTTCGGTGATGCGCTGGCGCCCGCCGGCATCCGCATCGTGGACGGCCGCGCCGGGCTCTTCGGCCTCAGCGCGCGCCCCTTCGCGCTGGGCAATTCGATCTACCTCAAGCGGCGCGGCGGGCGCACCGATGGCGCGCTGCTGGTGCACGAAGCCGTGCACGTGTGGCAGTACCGGCGCTGGGGCCCGCGCTATGCCGCGGAGGCCTTGGCCGCCCAGGCGGCGCATGGCCGTGCGGCCTACGATTGGATGCTGGAGCCGGTGCGCGGCCGCATCGGCTGGCGGCGCTTCAACCGCGAGGCGCAGGCGCAATGCATCGAGGACCTTTGGCGCGGCCGCGCGTGCTTCACCCCGGGCGCCGGCGCTCACCGCTTCGTGCACCGCGGCGCCGACCGCACCGTCTTCGCGCATGCGGCCTTGGCCGCGTTGCGCAGCCGGGGTGAGGGGCACCGCCGGAGC